The Amylolactobacillus amylophilus DSM 20533 = JCM 1125 genome contains a region encoding:
- a CDS encoding ATP-binding protein — protein MQISQIKVRNFGKFRDQVFDLTPGSTVFFGLNEAGKSTLVAFINQIMFGFARKSSKNFDYYQFETNPNVYGGQLTFRDDENEWVLERLQAKNAQAGNLRVFFNGTEVPSATFFCQIHQIDQQFFGESFIFDQHTLGQIMSLNQSEIVTQINHLGASNSAELMKLAAQFAKKADQIYKPRGQKLPLNQELTQLTQLEDAVLSNGNQAQAYLELTRQKEPFQAKLQAAKKKDRELTEAIRQEQKLADKIGLLGEYKLLQQSSQVVEFDEASFQRATALISEQESIKNQVAQLKNQIEALQKSRVVTNEDTKAVVDEWSEINHLEQLDGDSAKQISNEQASLEQLYIYQPELRQINQLDATQIDQMRTDFAAIRNLQEEQRKAEEKRQATANNTMQPNLLQNVTVGVAAILLVGGLALLFTGHAMVGLLLFIAAVGASGLAFFVRNKNTTDIRSDNSDSDQHNLLTEQINQFVTQYGIELPRDLNGLLVQASTINDKSNHIKFLQQQVADNQKKIDQYLDRLAVSILPQELDLNNWSSIKQYVQQLKARLEHENQLESSLTANQNLLRELGADLAAKEDALRAILTQNSEESFDSFQETSDKYRKQQQNSEKRANLKHILGSDFERLTAPDFVPAELLSTLEQKKSMQTAVTDNVNELQQQLADINSQQALLGDDRAVIAAQTAVQDQKDQIQEDVVDWLSHKLAAQWINSMLNLASQNRFPKMAVASQKYMKILSGGQYDVLHINDKITVQNSVRKQKLTPSQLSRGTSEQLYFALKLAFIEQIEDEINLPIIIDDAFVNFDDQRVQYMKELLAELGQKHQILVFTARAEIVQLFAENQIVRL, from the coding sequence ATGCAGATTAGTCAAATTAAGGTGCGTAATTTCGGTAAATTTCGTGATCAGGTATTCGATTTAACACCTGGCAGTACCGTTTTCTTTGGACTGAACGAGGCGGGTAAAAGCACACTTGTTGCATTCATCAACCAGATCATGTTTGGTTTTGCCAGGAAAAGTAGCAAGAACTTCGACTACTATCAATTTGAGACCAATCCAAACGTTTATGGCGGCCAGCTGACTTTTAGGGATGACGAGAACGAGTGGGTACTGGAACGCTTGCAGGCCAAGAATGCGCAGGCGGGTAATCTCCGAGTATTCTTCAACGGTACTGAAGTACCTAGCGCGACATTTTTTTGCCAAATTCACCAAATCGACCAGCAATTTTTTGGTGAGTCCTTTATCTTTGATCAGCATACATTAGGCCAGATTATGAGTCTTAATCAGTCTGAGATTGTGACACAGATTAATCACCTGGGTGCGAGCAATAGTGCTGAGTTGATGAAGTTAGCAGCACAATTCGCTAAAAAAGCGGATCAAATATATAAGCCACGAGGACAGAAATTACCGCTAAATCAGGAATTAACACAGTTAACGCAACTGGAGGATGCGGTTCTTTCTAACGGCAATCAGGCACAGGCGTATTTGGAATTGACGCGGCAGAAAGAGCCATTTCAGGCCAAGTTACAGGCAGCGAAGAAAAAGGATCGCGAGCTCACAGAGGCCATTCGCCAAGAACAAAAACTGGCAGACAAAATCGGCCTGCTGGGCGAGTACAAGTTATTACAGCAGTCTAGTCAAGTAGTAGAATTCGACGAAGCCAGCTTTCAAAGGGCCACGGCGTTAATTAGCGAACAAGAATCAATCAAAAATCAGGTTGCACAGCTCAAAAATCAGATTGAAGCGTTGCAAAAATCTCGGGTAGTGACTAATGAAGATACAAAGGCAGTGGTGGACGAATGGTCAGAAATAAATCACCTAGAGCAGCTTGATGGGGACTCGGCAAAGCAGATCTCAAATGAGCAAGCGTCGCTAGAACAACTTTATATTTATCAGCCGGAATTACGCCAAATTAATCAGTTGGATGCAACACAAATTGACCAGATGCGGACTGACTTCGCCGCCATTCGTAATTTACAAGAAGAGCAGCGAAAGGCGGAGGAGAAGCGACAGGCAACTGCTAATAACACTATGCAACCCAATCTGCTTCAAAATGTGACAGTTGGGGTCGCGGCCATACTACTGGTGGGCGGCTTAGCCCTGCTGTTTACTGGACACGCCATGGTTGGCCTGTTATTATTCATCGCCGCTGTGGGGGCCTCAGGTCTCGCGTTCTTCGTCCGAAACAAAAATACCACGGATATACGCTCTGACAATTCAGACAGCGATCAACATAATTTATTGACGGAGCAAATCAACCAATTTGTGACCCAGTATGGGATTGAATTGCCGCGTGACTTAAACGGCCTGCTGGTCCAGGCAAGCACGATTAACGATAAGAGTAATCACATTAAATTCCTCCAGCAGCAGGTAGCTGATAACCAGAAAAAGATTGATCAGTACTTAGACAGGCTCGCCGTCAGCATATTACCGCAAGAACTTGATTTGAACAATTGGTCGTCAATCAAACAGTATGTGCAGCAGTTAAAGGCGCGACTGGAACATGAGAACCAATTAGAAAGTAGTTTGACAGCCAACCAGAATCTACTGCGCGAATTAGGTGCCGACTTGGCCGCCAAGGAGGATGCTCTTCGAGCTATTTTGACGCAGAATAGTGAGGAGAGCTTTGACAGCTTTCAGGAGACGAGTGACAAATATCGCAAACAGCAGCAGAATAGCGAGAAGCGGGCAAACTTGAAGCATATTCTTGGTAGTGACTTTGAACGACTGACGGCACCAGATTTTGTACCCGCTGAGTTACTTTCAACACTTGAGCAGAAGAAAAGCATGCAGACCGCGGTTACCGACAATGTAAATGAGCTCCAGCAACAATTAGCGGATATCAATAGTCAACAGGCACTCCTCGGTGATGATCGGGCAGTAATCGCGGCTCAGACGGCGGTTCAAGATCAGAAAGATCAAATTCAGGAGGACGTTGTTGACTGGTTGAGTCACAAATTGGCAGCACAATGGATTAATTCAATGCTTAATTTGGCGAGTCAGAATCGATTCCCTAAAATGGCCGTAGCGAGCCAGAAGTACATGAAAATTCTGTCGGGTGGTCAATATGACGTGTTGCATATTAATGATAAAATTACCGTGCAGAATTCGGTGAGAAAGCAGAAGCTCACACCAAGTCAATTGTCAAGAGGCACAAGTGAACAACTGTACTTTGCGTTGAAGTTGGCCTTCATCGAACAGATCGAAGATGAGATTAATTTGCCAATTATTATCGATGATGCATTTGTCAATTTCGACGATCAACGGGTACAATATATGAAAGAACTGTTGGCGGAGTTGGGGCAGAAACACCAAATATTGGTGTTTACGGCACGCGCCGAGATTGTTCAATTGTTTGCGGAAAATCAAATAGTCAGGTTATAG
- a CDS encoding YlbF family regulator — protein sequence MMLKGYLASRKEPENLINIFDSTNKVAEDLKQLPEFQAVQEAVEQLKGNEEDLKLYREVMQFQASLQNKQMSGQEVTAEDDAKFKEYSEQMNGNQNIANLMEKEQMMFQLLQQIQQAMTRPLDQLYSELNN from the coding sequence ATGATGCTAAAGGGCTATTTGGCCAGTAGAAAGGAACCAGAAAATTTGATTAATATTTTTGACTCTACCAATAAAGTTGCAGAGGACTTGAAACAACTTCCAGAGTTTCAAGCTGTCCAGGAGGCAGTTGAGCAACTTAAGGGTAATGAAGAGGACCTAAAGTTATACCGAGAAGTAATGCAATTTCAAGCATCCCTGCAGAATAAGCAAATGAGCGGTCAAGAAGTAACTGCTGAGGATGACGCCAAATTCAAAGAGTACAGTGAACAGATGAACGGTAACCAGAATATTGCCAACTTGATGGAAAAAGAACAGATGATGTTCCAATTATTACAACAAATCCAGCAGGCGATGACCAGACCATTAGATCAACTGTACAGTGAATTAAATAATTAA
- a CDS encoding metallophosphoesterase family protein, with protein sequence MKFLHVADAHLDSPFGGLSFLPQAAHQEIQESTKAAFTKMVDVAITRDVDFVLLVGDTFDSNNPVPATQLFLMREIERLTKARIHTFISFGNHDYMTPENLLVQSGQFVHIFDENVATSTITAKDGTVVDVIGFSYVRNHITEDVVQYFPAKVPGHYTIGMLHGSAAGDQSGVDNYAPFSLTELNNKNYDYFALGHIHLRQVLSSNPLIIYPGNLQGRHVNEPGTKGFYELTVDENGHTTSKFVATSIFIWQTITLDLPNNLTKELLFATIIAQVDDVLKDEPTRSLITLTIRNSEVLEKELHDLLLDPAILNYLSQKISSASYLVRVHFAVKRHLQLNNLDQQYLEEARQRTFTPEEVQELAKPLMKHGFIADFLADPTTIKRLVEQAELLLQQEMGETRDAD encoded by the coding sequence ATGAAATTTTTACATGTCGCAGATGCACACTTAGATAGTCCATTTGGTGGGCTTTCTTTTTTACCACAAGCAGCACACCAAGAAATACAAGAATCAACAAAGGCGGCGTTTACGAAGATGGTTGATGTGGCCATAACGCGAGACGTCGATTTCGTGTTGTTGGTCGGTGATACGTTTGATTCGAACAATCCGGTGCCGGCCACCCAGCTATTCCTCATGAGGGAGATTGAACGGCTCACTAAGGCACGAATTCACACATTTATTTCGTTTGGTAATCATGATTATATGACACCAGAGAACCTGTTGGTTCAGTCTGGGCAATTCGTACACATTTTCGACGAAAATGTTGCGACAAGTACAATTACAGCCAAAGACGGTACGGTCGTTGACGTGATTGGTTTTAGTTACGTACGGAATCATATTACTGAGGACGTGGTACAATATTTTCCGGCGAAAGTTCCAGGGCACTACACGATTGGTATGCTCCATGGCAGTGCGGCTGGTGACCAGAGTGGGGTCGACAACTATGCGCCGTTCTCGTTAACGGAACTGAATAATAAGAATTATGATTACTTTGCCCTTGGGCATATTCATCTCCGCCAAGTACTGAGTTCCAATCCATTAATTATCTATCCCGGTAATCTGCAGGGGAGGCACGTGAACGAGCCAGGTACTAAAGGATTCTACGAGTTAACTGTCGATGAAAATGGTCATACCACCAGTAAGTTTGTTGCTACCAGTATTTTTATTTGGCAAACTATCACGCTAGATTTACCCAATAATCTGACTAAGGAACTCCTTTTTGCCACAATTATTGCACAGGTAGACGATGTGCTAAAGGATGAGCCGACACGCAGCCTAATCACATTGACTATTAGAAACAGCGAGGTGCTCGAAAAGGAATTGCACGATCTGTTGCTGGACCCAGCTATTTTGAATTACCTCAGTCAGAAGATAAGCTCTGCAAGTTATCTTGTTCGGGTCCACTTTGCCGTAAAGCGGCACCTGCAACTTAATAATTTAGACCAGCAGTACCTGGAGGAAGCACGGCAGCGCACATTTACGCCGGAAGAGGTGCAAGAGCTTGCTAAGCCACTAATGAAGCACGGGTTCATCGCCGACTTCCTGGCCGATCCTACGACAATTAAACGGCTCGTTGAACAGGCCGAGCTCTTATTACAACAGGAGATGGGGGAAACGCGGGATGCAGATTAG
- a CDS encoding PBP1A family penicillin-binding protein — translation MIKRIFHFIAPYWAKLWRWLKAINHRFQIVRFVILIGLLLVLITTSYYTIKVKTANIGGMKQSLQTTTAIYDANGQKAGSLYSQKGNYVELDQISDNIENAVISTEDRSFYQNCGFSIKGIGRAFVGKLLNRYAGGGSTITQQLAKNALLTQVQTLSRKVEELFYAIEITNKYSKSDILAMYLNNSYFGYGVWGVQDASRRYFGKDASDVTLSEAATLAAMLRSPSFYNPIDHMDNAISRRNLVLSLMKDNHKITEGQMKQARATSLALKDTYYQEDGYKFPYYFDAVISEAIDRYGLKEEDVMNRGLKIYTSLDQNYQQQMQTTFKNDTLFPKNAADGTIVQGASVAVDPKTGAVQAVVGGRGEHVFRGYNRATQIKRQPGSSIKPLAVYAPALQAGYHYDSLLSDKLQDFGSNKYRPENVDNVYRNEVPMYDALAQSMNVPAVWLLDKIGVSRGVKSVENFGVTVHKNDQNLALALGGLSTGVSPMQMAKAYTTFANDGNIANQTSFITKIVDASGKVLVNNTANKNHRILSEKVSQEMTSMLLGVFSAGSGMSAKPYGYTVAGKTGSTEVPDSYGYGTKDQWIVGYTPDIVVATWIGFDKTNQNHFLVGTSANGVAPVFKAVMENILPYTARTDFSETSAQQMVQQNGQEGHSGRWFGHVSENIQNGFEEAGKTLGEWYNDAKGLFGQ, via the coding sequence ATAATTAAGCGCATCTTCCACTTTATTGCCCCTTACTGGGCCAAACTGTGGCGGTGGTTGAAGGCCATCAATCACCGATTCCAGATTGTGCGTTTCGTCATCCTGATTGGTTTACTACTTGTCCTTATTACTACATCTTATTACACAATTAAAGTAAAAACAGCAAATATTGGTGGGATGAAACAGTCGCTGCAGACTACGACTGCGATTTATGACGCCAATGGGCAAAAGGCCGGTTCGCTCTATTCCCAGAAGGGAAACTACGTCGAGCTCGATCAAATTTCCGATAATATTGAGAATGCCGTGATTTCTACCGAGGATCGGTCGTTCTACCAGAACTGTGGCTTCAGTATTAAGGGAATTGGGCGTGCCTTCGTCGGTAAGCTACTCAATCGGTATGCTGGTGGTGGCTCAACCATTACCCAGCAGTTGGCTAAAAATGCACTGTTAACGCAGGTTCAGACACTGAGCCGTAAAGTCGAGGAGCTATTCTACGCGATAGAAATCACAAATAAGTATTCGAAATCCGATATTTTGGCGATGTATCTCAATAATTCATACTTTGGATATGGTGTATGGGGTGTGCAGGATGCTAGTCGGCGCTACTTCGGTAAGGATGCCAGTGACGTCACACTGTCGGAGGCCGCAACCCTTGCTGCGATGCTGCGGAGTCCAAGCTTTTATAACCCGATAGATCACATGGACAACGCTATCTCTAGGAGAAATCTGGTGTTGTCGTTGATGAAAGATAACCATAAGATAACCGAGGGGCAGATGAAGCAGGCCCGAGCGACCAGCTTGGCTCTGAAGGATACCTATTACCAAGAAGATGGCTATAAGTTCCCCTACTATTTCGACGCAGTAATTTCTGAGGCCATCGATCGTTATGGCCTGAAGGAAGAGGACGTCATGAACCGCGGCCTCAAGATATACACTTCACTCGATCAGAATTATCAACAACAGATGCAGACGACGTTTAAGAACGACACCTTGTTCCCAAAGAACGCCGCAGATGGAACCATTGTCCAGGGTGCATCCGTTGCTGTTGATCCAAAAACTGGTGCGGTGCAGGCCGTGGTTGGAGGCCGTGGTGAACACGTTTTCCGTGGCTATAATCGTGCGACCCAGATTAAGCGCCAACCGGGATCCTCAATCAAGCCTCTCGCTGTGTACGCACCTGCTTTACAGGCTGGCTATCACTACGATTCACTACTCTCAGACAAGCTGCAGGACTTTGGTAGTAATAAATATCGACCGGAGAATGTGGATAACGTCTATCGAAACGAGGTTCCAATGTATGATGCACTAGCCCAGAGCATGAACGTTCCCGCTGTCTGGTTGCTCGATAAGATTGGCGTTAGTCGTGGGGTGAAGTCGGTTGAGAACTTCGGCGTAACCGTGCACAAGAATGATCAAAACTTGGCGCTTGCTCTAGGTGGCTTGAGTACCGGGGTATCGCCAATGCAAATGGCTAAGGCGTATACTACATTTGCTAATGACGGTAATATTGCGAACCAAACCTCTTTTATCACTAAAATCGTTGATGCTAGTGGTAAGGTACTGGTGAACAACACGGCAAACAAGAACCATCGCATCCTCTCTGAAAAGGTTAGTCAAGAGATGACCAGTATGCTCCTGGGCGTGTTTAGTGCCGGGAGCGGGATGTCCGCCAAACCTTATGGTTATACTGTGGCCGGTAAGACCGGATCGACCGAGGTGCCAGATAGCTACGGCTATGGTACGAAGGACCAGTGGATTGTGGGTTACACGCCGGATATCGTTGTGGCGACATGGATTGGCTTTGACAAAACAAATCAAAATCATTTTCTAGTTGGTACATCTGCCAATGGTGTCGCACCGGTGTTTAAGGCCGTGATGGAAAATATCTTGCCGTATACCGCCCGCACGGACTTCTCGGAAACTAGTGCACAGCAAATGGTGCAGCAGAATGGTCAGGAAGGCCATTCGGGCCGTTGGTTCGGTCATGTGAGTGAAAATATTCAAAATGGCTTTGAAGAAGCAGGCAAAACACTTGGTGAATGGTATAATGATGCTAAAGGGCTATTTGGCCAGTAG
- a CDS encoding SPFH domain-containing protein, whose protein sequence is MFGIKIVPQNNVGLVETFGKYSRTVNAGINFYIPLAQHIANVSMAMEPISLPGYSIITKDNAEIVATVTLNYHVTNAVKYQYENTDSVESMAQLVRGHLRDIMGNLDLNEALVSTKKINVDLAEAIGDLTDTYGIKVDRINIDELKPSLEIQKAMDKQLTADRNKTAAILRAEGESKSIELTTKAKNDALVNTAKAEATAKRTAADAEKYRIDVVQEALNNVSETYLANQSIDAYRQLANSDTNLVVVPNDGSSTYGQAGVLGNLINPKKPTFNKHNNGETSDAVNDISVSMDELTSQDDE, encoded by the coding sequence ATGTTCGGAATAAAAATTGTCCCACAAAACAACGTTGGTTTAGTAGAAACTTTTGGTAAATACTCACGCACTGTGAACGCCGGAATCAATTTCTACATTCCACTCGCACAACATATCGCTAACGTTTCAATGGCTATGGAGCCTATCTCATTGCCTGGTTATTCAATCATCACTAAGGATAACGCCGAAATCGTTGCTACTGTTACTTTGAACTACCACGTAACGAACGCTGTAAAATACCAATATGAGAATACCGATTCTGTTGAATCAATGGCTCAGCTGGTTCGTGGGCACTTGCGTGATATCATGGGTAACCTCGATTTGAACGAAGCCCTTGTTTCGACGAAGAAGATCAACGTCGACTTGGCTGAAGCAATCGGTGATTTGACAGATACATACGGTATCAAAGTTGACCGAATTAATATCGACGAATTGAAGCCTTCACTTGAAATCCAAAAAGCCATGGACAAGCAACTGACTGCCGATCGTAACAAAACTGCTGCGATTTTGCGTGCTGAAGGTGAATCTAAGTCAATCGAATTGACCACTAAGGCCAAGAATGATGCTTTAGTGAACACAGCCAAAGCCGAAGCAACTGCAAAGAGAACAGCTGCTGACGCTGAAAAGTACAGAATTGACGTTGTTCAAGAGGCTTTGAACAATGTTTCTGAGACTTACCTCGCTAACCAATCAATCGATGCTTATCGTCAATTGGCAAATTCTGACACAAACCTGGTTGTCGTACCAAATGACGGCTCAAGCACTTATGGCCAAGCAGGCGTTTTGGGCAACTTGATCAACCCTAAAAAACCAACATTTAACAAGCACAACAACGGCGAAACTTCAGATGCTGTGAACGATATTTCAGTCTCGATGGATGAATTAACTAGCCAAGACGACGAATAG
- a CDS encoding 3'-5' exoribonuclease YhaM family protein has protein sequence MLKKISEYNVDEEMDIVVLLKHADVRTTKTGKQYLALTFEDTSGQIRGNFWDASSTDVDNYQSGTVVELSGKKELYQNTPQVKIYGLRLVGEEEGFDMSQFVKAAPISVEDMQAELNKDVFEITNPTWNRIVRFLLQKYQINFYSYPAAKTNHHAIKGGLAFHTLSMVRLAQSISALYPQLNKPLLLAGTILHDLGKTIELTGPVGTEYTVTGNLIGHIVLIDEEIIKAATELKIDEQSEDFLVLRHMVLSHHGLQEYGSPVRPALMEADVLHEIDMLDASLYMMTEALDKTTPGQYTDRIFALDNRRFYKPKLSE, from the coding sequence ATGCTGAAAAAAATTAGTGAATATAATGTCGACGAGGAAATGGATATCGTTGTCTTACTGAAACATGCAGATGTGCGGACGACGAAGACCGGGAAACAGTACCTGGCTTTAACATTCGAGGATACTTCCGGGCAAATTAGGGGTAATTTTTGGGATGCATCTTCTACCGACGTCGATAACTACCAGAGCGGTACCGTGGTCGAGCTAAGTGGGAAGAAGGAGCTTTACCAGAATACGCCACAAGTCAAAATATACGGTCTCCGGTTGGTTGGTGAGGAAGAGGGCTTTGATATGAGCCAATTTGTCAAAGCCGCGCCAATCTCGGTGGAGGATATGCAAGCAGAACTGAACAAGGACGTTTTTGAAATTACGAATCCAACTTGGAATAGAATTGTGCGTTTTCTGTTGCAGAAGTACCAGATAAATTTCTATTCCTATCCCGCTGCTAAAACTAACCATCATGCGATTAAGGGTGGGTTAGCTTTCCACACACTGAGCATGGTCCGGTTGGCCCAGTCAATTAGTGCACTATATCCGCAGCTAAATAAGCCGTTACTTTTGGCCGGTACGATTCTCCATGACTTGGGTAAGACCATCGAGTTAACGGGTCCCGTGGGAACAGAATATACAGTCACCGGGAATCTGATTGGTCATATTGTCTTGATAGACGAGGAAATCATCAAAGCGGCCACGGAGTTGAAGATAGACGAGCAGTCAGAGGACTTCTTAGTCTTGCGGCACATGGTCCTCTCGCATCACGGTCTGCAGGAGTACGGCTCGCCTGTCCGACCAGCACTCATGGAGGCAGATGTGTTACATGAGATCGATATGTTGGATGCATCCCTCTACATGATGACGGAAGCCTTAGACAAGACCACTCCAGGGCAATACACGGACCGTATTTTCGCCTTGGATAATCGGCGCTTCTATAAGCCAAAATTAAGCGAATAA
- a CDS encoding Bax inhibitor-1/YccA family protein gives MDEVQARQLEITKTKRSNLHKLISKTYQKVAAGIALTAVVSVGTTMLVGDQLAQISGNAFFMGWLLSFVLLIAAAVRVRTFVKHRENTKAQAAFYVIAAIFGLVLTLPFTYYTLDSIGAAFLISGAIFLGLARFGTTTNKDFVSWGRVLFVMLLGTVVMTFIGMFIGMGTGGIIMNILVMLLFSAYIVYDSNQLVRRNQNVAAADIEGISTLMAVDLYLDFINLFQRVLALVGDRR, from the coding sequence ATGGACGAAGTACAAGCTCGTCAATTAGAGATAACAAAGACGAAGAGAAGTAATCTACACAAGTTAATCAGTAAGACCTACCAAAAAGTTGCGGCTGGTATTGCGCTGACCGCAGTCGTGAGTGTTGGTACAACGATGCTTGTCGGCGATCAATTAGCACAAATTAGCGGTAATGCGTTTTTTATGGGCTGGTTGCTCTCATTTGTGTTGTTGATTGCAGCGGCGGTTCGGGTGCGAACATTCGTAAAACACCGCGAGAATACGAAGGCACAAGCGGCCTTCTACGTGATTGCCGCAATCTTCGGCCTCGTTTTGACACTGCCGTTTACATACTATACGCTCGATTCAATTGGCGCGGCATTCCTGATTTCTGGAGCAATATTCCTCGGGTTAGCGCGTTTTGGAACCACCACAAATAAGGATTTTGTCAGCTGGGGTCGCGTATTATTCGTCATGCTCCTTGGTACAGTTGTTATGACATTTATTGGCATGTTCATCGGTATGGGAACCGGTGGCATTATCATGAACATCCTTGTTATGCTGCTGTTCAGTGCGTATATCGTGTATGATTCGAACCAATTGGTAAGACGGAACCAGAATGTTGCTGCAGCCGATATTGAAGGTATTAGTACATTAATGGCTGTTGATCTTTACCTTGACTTCATCAACTTATTCCAACGTGTGCTTGCCTTAGTTGGTGATCGCCGCTAA
- a CDS encoding NfeD family protein, with amino-acid sequence MGEELDKRLTLRLSESLSDRLQSYATDHNQSMNSAILTAIELLLNQKDLKVSGFANFEQRNFIGQIVGAKDIDQTTGIITVRGLVYRYITENNEPVKAHKQYEVTNINGNIVIIKEREN; translated from the coding sequence ATGGGAGAAGAATTGGATAAAAGATTGACATTGCGCCTGTCAGAAAGTTTGTCTGATAGGTTGCAAAGTTACGCAACCGATCATAACCAAAGTATGAATAGTGCCATTCTGACTGCGATTGAGCTGTTATTGAATCAGAAAGATTTAAAAGTATCTGGTTTCGCCAATTTCGAACAAAGAAACTTCATTGGTCAGATAGTCGGTGCAAAAGATATCGACCAAACTACCGGCATCATCACCGTACGCGGTCTGGTCTACCGTTACATCACTGAGAACAACGAGCCAGTCAAAGCACATAAGCAATACGAAGTCACAAATATCAATGGAAATATCGTCATTATCAAAGAAAGAGAGAATTAA
- a CDS encoding YoaK family protein gives MREIRKPDYERVVPGMFLAASAGGLDAYSYLLHGEVFAGMQTGNLILLGINLGRGDFGKIGRYIFAIAMFMLGTIVVRLVQHKYDNIKQVSRPTFVLIYEMILLIVALILTQKLSNLLILAILSMAAAAQMQEFRKIYNGPYTPMMMTGNLRTISEGLYDTLFIHKPAAWKKTKTFIIILLSFLAGAVLNGLLVGYLGQNTIVISIIGLMVAIYTSHLHLPPQDDLYQKHK, from the coding sequence ATGAGAGAAATACGTAAACCTGATTATGAACGTGTTGTTCCGGGAATGTTCTTAGCCGCCAGTGCGGGTGGCCTTGATGCCTATTCATACCTTCTTCATGGCGAAGTTTTTGCTGGAATGCAGACTGGAAATTTGATTCTGTTAGGAATTAACCTTGGTAGAGGTGATTTCGGCAAAATCGGCCGTTATATTTTCGCAATTGCCATGTTCATGCTTGGAACCATCGTCGTCAGATTAGTACAACACAAATACGATAATATTAAACAGGTATCGCGTCCAACCTTCGTCCTTATCTACGAAATGATCCTCCTCATCGTGGCACTAATTCTGACCCAAAAACTGTCGAATCTGCTGATACTGGCGATTCTTTCAATGGCGGCGGCAGCCCAAATGCAGGAATTTCGCAAGATTTATAATGGTCCTTACACGCCGATGATGATGACCGGTAATCTCCGGACAATCTCAGAGGGCCTGTATGACACGTTATTCATACACAAACCAGCCGCTTGGAAGAAAACCAAGACATTTATCATCATCCTACTGAGCTTCCTTGCAGGCGCTGTTCTCAACGGTTTGTTGGTTGGCTACCTGGGCCAGAACACGATTGTAATCTCCATCATCGGTCTTATGGTAGCAATTTATACTAGCCACCTCCACCTTCCACCGCAAGACGATCTTTATCAGAAGCACAAATAA
- a CDS encoding RluA family pseudouridine synthase, which produces MKTSYKFVTQYPKELEQKSVREVMQDFLIPKKWQHYLRINRDILVNGHYRSVNSMVNPGELLTLNFNAVESTQHEYTPSGHLPEIIYEDEDVVVINKPHGQKSHPNRLDETNTALNDVATYLAPMEQTPYVTHRLDMLTSGLLLIGKNPVVVPLLNRQLVQKTMQRFYLARVNLLPNNKANLTLNKSNYIETPIGQDISDKRKRAIKETGLSAQTTYRVLKIDAKQQTALLHLSLATGRTHQIRVHLASIGLPVCRDPLYNPLVPPTLAQSTSGIELQAYQLHFRKPLSYEFVTVTLPKQLWLK; this is translated from the coding sequence ATGAAAACATCTTACAAGTTTGTCACGCAGTACCCAAAAGAACTAGAGCAAAAATCGGTGAGAGAAGTCATGCAGGACTTCCTGATTCCGAAAAAATGGCAGCATTATCTGAGAATTAATCGAGACATCTTGGTCAACGGGCACTACCGTTCCGTGAATAGTATGGTCAATCCAGGTGAGCTGCTCACATTGAACTTCAACGCCGTTGAATCAACCCAGCACGAGTACACGCCAAGCGGCCACTTGCCTGAAATTATTTACGAGGATGAAGACGTGGTGGTCATCAACAAGCCCCACGGACAGAAATCGCACCCCAACCGATTGGACGAGACAAATACGGCGCTAAATGATGTCGCCACTTATCTCGCCCCCATGGAACAGACACCGTATGTAACCCACCGACTTGACATGTTAACCAGCGGATTATTGTTAATTGGTAAAAACCCGGTGGTTGTGCCCTTACTTAACAGACAACTGGTGCAGAAGACGATGCAACGCTTCTACCTCGCGCGGGTCAATCTCCTACCGAATAACAAGGCCAACTTGACTTTAAATAAGTCGAACTATATCGAAACGCCAATTGGCCAAGATATTAGCGATAAGCGAAAGCGCGCCATTAAAGAGACTGGGCTGAGCGCTCAAACCACGTACCGCGTCTTAAAGATTGATGCTAAACAGCAAACGGCACTCCTGCACCTGAGCCTGGCGACCGGACGGACCCACCAAATTAGAGTTCATCTGGCAAGTATTGGCCTCCCGGTTTGTCGCGACCCGTTGTACAATCCACTGGTGCCACCCACTTTGGCGCAGTCGACTAGCGGAATTGAACTTCAGGCGTATCAATTGCACTTTCGAAAACCGTTGTCCTATGAGTTTGTAACTGTGACGCTACCAAAGCAATTATGGCTTAAGTAA